One genomic segment of Sminthopsis crassicaudata isolate SCR6 chromosome 2, ASM4859323v1, whole genome shotgun sequence includes these proteins:
- the FAM241B gene encoding protein FAM241B, with the protein MVRILANGDIVQDDDPRARASTTSFRNITSRQNFFTRGEGQPHGGPAPNIHHLGPRPGAHRSPFSDINQQLVNLGFPLWHLGDQVVEPVMSILLLFLVMMLGVRGLLLVGLVYMVSQLSLR; encoded by the exons TGATGACCCCCGAGCCAGGGCCAGCACCACCTCCTTTCGGAACATTACATCTCGGCAG AACTTTTTCACCAGAGGAGAAGGCCAGCCTCATGGGGGCCCGGCACCAAATATCCATCACCTGGGGCCGAGGCCGGGTGCCCATCGCTCCCCGTTCTCTGACATCAACCAGCAGCTGGTGAACCTGGGCTTCCCGCTGTGGCACCTGGGGGACCAGGTGGTGGAGCCTGTGATGTCCATCCTCCTGCTCTTCTTGGTCATGATGCTGGGAGTTCGGGGGCTGCTGCTGGTGGGCCTTGTCTACATGGTGTCCCAGCTGAGCCTTCGGTGA